Below is a genomic region from Oceanidesulfovibrio indonesiensis.
GCCTGAGGATTCCATCGCGTACTCCGCGAAGATCCTCAAGGACCAGCTTTCCGTGTTCATTAATTTCGATGAGCACGTATCTGAAGAAAAGCAACGGTCCGGGAGCGCCCCCACCGACCTCAACGAGAGCCTCTTCAAAAGCATCGATGAGCTCGAACTGTCCGTTCGCGCCACCAACTGCCTGAAGAGCGCCAACATCTCACTGGTCGGCGAGCTTGTGCAGAAGACAGAGAACGACATGCTGAAGACCAAGAACTTCGGCCGCAAGTCCCTCGACGAGATCCGTCGCGTGCNNAATAAAAGCGGCAGACGACTCGGCCGTACCTGGTCGCATCGCAAGGCCATGTTCCGCAACATGGCGCGTTCCCTGCTGACCCACGGCCGCATCAAGACGACCGAGGCAAAGGCCAAGGAGCTCCGCTCCGTTGCCGACAAGCTGATAACGCTGGCGCTCCGCAACGACCTGCATGCCCGGCGCCAAGCATACCGCGTTCTTGAAAACCACCAGCTCGTCAAGAAACTTTTCGACGAGATCGGCCCCCGCTTCGTGGGCGTGAAGGGCGGCTACACCCGCGTGGTGAAATTAGCCGTTCCACGTGCCGGCGATTGCGCGCCCATGGCG
It encodes:
- the rplQ gene encoding 50S ribosomal protein L17, which codes for MFRNMARSLLTHGRIKTTEAKAKELRSVADKLITLALRNDLHARRQAYRVLENHQLVKKLFDEIGPRFVGVKGGYTRVVKLAVPRAGDCAPMA